A window of Ignavibacterium sp. contains these coding sequences:
- a CDS encoding NUDIX domain-containing protein, translated as MEFGAGIILINNNNEVLLLLRDDKPEIPYPNQWDIPGGRIEDGETPDVTIRREMLEELGLKSLSDFRLFKIYTSDNLTDFIFWKRINLNPSEIILTEGQRLKYFSFDEIQKTKLAFNYNKVIEEFFEEVIKNE; from the coding sequence ATGGAATTTGGAGCCGGAATAATCTTAATCAATAACAACAATGAAGTGTTGTTATTATTGCGTGATGATAAACCAGAGATTCCATATCCGAATCAATGGGATATTCCGGGTGGAAGAATAGAAGATGGGGAAACTCCCGATGTTACAATCCGAAGAGAAATGTTAGAAGAGCTCGGACTAAAATCCTTATCTGATTTTCGTTTATTCAAAATTTATACAAGTGATAATCTTACCGACTTTATTTTCTGGAAAAGAATTAATCTTAATCCAAGTGAAATAATTCTTACCGAAGGACAAAGGTTAAAGTATTTTAGTTTTGATGAGATACAGAAAACAAAACTTGCATTCAACTATAACAAAGTGATTGAAGAATTTTTTGAGGAGGTAATCAAGAATGAGTAA
- a CDS encoding DUF2905 domain-containing protein — protein sequence MSNTQKIIILFGALIILIGLLWPYISKIPLFRLPGDIVVDKPNFKLFIPITSMILLSVILTLLFWLIRKFFN from the coding sequence ATGAGTAACACTCAAAAAATTATTATACTTTTTGGAGCACTGATTATTCTGATTGGACTTCTCTGGCCATACATTTCTAAAATTCCATTATTCCGGTTGCCTGGTGATATTGTTGTTGATAAACCGAACTTTAAACTTTTTATTCCAATTACAAGTATGATTCTGCTGAGTGTGATTCTTACATTATTATTCTGGCTAATAAGAAAATTTTTTAATTAA